One genomic window of Streptococcus mitis includes the following:
- the trpD gene encoding anthranilate phosphoribosyltransferase: MKEIIEKLAKFEHLSGVEMTDVIERIVTGRVTEAQIASLLLALKMKGETPEERTAIAQVMRGHAQHIPTEIHDAMDNCGTGGDKSFSFNISTTAAFVLAGGGIHMAKHGNRSISSKSGSADVLQALGINLDLKPAELGKVFDKTGIVFLFAKNMHPAMKYIMPARLELGIPTIMNLTGPLIHPMALETQLLGISRPELLESTAQVLKNMGRKRAIVVAGPEGLDEAGLNGTTKIALLENGEITLSSFTPEDLGMERYAIEDIRGGNAQENAEILLSVLQNEPSPFLETTVLNAGLGFYANGKVASIKEGVALARQVIASGKALEKLRLLQEYQK, translated from the coding sequence ATGAAAGAGATTATTGAAAAACTAGCAAAATTTGAACATTTATCAGGTGTGGAAATGACGGACGTCATTGAGCGTATCGTAACTGGGCGTGTAACCGAAGCGCAGATTGCTTCTCTCCTTTTAGCTCTTAAGATGAAGGGGGAAACACCGGAAGAGCGCACAGCCATTGCACAAGTCATGAGAGGGCATGCCCAACACATTCCAACTGAGATACATGATGCAATGGACAACTGTGGTACAGGTGGGGACAAGTCTTTCAGCTTTAACATTTCAACAACTGCGGCCTTTGTCTTGGCTGGTGGTGGCATTCACATGGCTAAGCACGGTAACCGTTCGATTTCTTCTAAATCGGGTTCGGCAGATGTCCTTCAAGCATTGGGCATCAATCTTGACCTCAAACCAGCTGAACTAGGTAAGGTTTTTGATAAAACTGGCATCGTCTTTCTCTTTGCTAAAAATATGCACCCAGCTATGAAATACATCATGCCAGCTCGTTTAGAACTAGGAATTCCAACGATCATGAACTTGACTGGTCCACTGATTCACCCAATGGCCTTGGAAACACAGTTGCTTGGTATTAGTCGTCCAGAACTTCTAGAAAGCACTGCTCAGGTTTTGAAAAATATGGGTCGTAAACGTGCCATCGTGGTTGCTGGACCAGAAGGGCTGGATGAAGCTGGCTTGAACGGAACAACCAAGATTGCTCTTCTTGAAAATGGCGAAATCACCTTGTCAAGCTTCACTCCAGAGGATTTGGGGATGGAACGCTACGCTATTGAAGATATCCGTGGAGGTAATGCTCAGGAAAATGCAGAGATTTTGCTTAGTGTTCTTCAAAACGAACCAAGTCCATTCTTGGAAACGACAGTTTTAAATGCTGGCCTTGGTTTCTATGCTAATGGTAAGGTAGCTAGTATCAAGGAAGGAGTTGCCTTGGCTCGTCAAGTGATTGCTAGTGGCAAGGCCCTTGAAAAACTCAGACTGTTACAGGAGTACCAAAAATGA
- the trpE gene encoding anthranilate synthase component I: protein MERIIHGDVLSPILAYMRLKGQHKVILESIPRDKETARFSILSYNPVFEIKFENGVLYQNGQVIDRDPLDFLYEVTHKRQHHSALPFGGGAIGFVGYDMISLYEEIGQIPEDTIGTPDMHFFVYESYMVFDHKKEKIYVIEDTLYSERSQEDLEEALNQVLEELRIPAPNEFEDLDLSPLDFKPHIAPQKFEEMVETARDLIRNGDMFQCVLSQRFSAEVTGNPFDFYRNLRVTNPSNYLYFYDFGDYQIIGASPESLVSVKNGIVTTNPIAGTRPRGATDEEDKVLATDLLSDEKETAEHRMLVDLGRNDIGRISETASVQVTKYMEVELFRYVMHLTSVVKGRLLPELTAMDALKATLPAGTVSGAPKIRAMRRIYELETEKRGVYAGAIGYLSATGDMDFAIAIRTMILKNQTAYVQAGAGIVYDSIAQNEYQETINKAKSMTRIGELRP from the coding sequence ATGGAACGAATCATTCATGGAGATGTCTTATCACCAATCTTGGCTTATATGCGTCTAAAGGGGCAACACAAGGTTATTTTAGAGAGTATTCCGAGAGACAAGGAAACAGCTCGTTTTTCTATCTTATCCTATAATCCAGTTTTTGAGATTAAGTTTGAAAATGGAGTTCTTTATCAAAATGGTCAAGTGATTGATCGGGATCCCTTGGATTTCCTTTATGAAGTGACTCATAAGAGACAGCACCATTCAGCCCTACCTTTTGGTGGGGGAGCTATTGGTTTTGTTGGTTACGATATGATTTCTCTCTATGAAGAAATTGGTCAAATCCCTGAGGATACAATTGGGACGCCAGACATGCATTTCTTTGTCTATGAGAGTTACATGGTCTTTGACCACAAGAAGGAGAAAATCTATGTCATCGAGGATACTCTCTATAGTGAGCGTAGCCAAGAAGACTTGGAAGAAGCCTTGAACCAAGTGCTTGAGGAATTACGCATTCCTGCTCCAAATGAATTTGAAGACTTGGATCTATCTCCGTTAGACTTTAAACCGCATATCGCTCCTCAGAAGTTTGAGGAAATGGTGGAAACAGCTCGTGACTTGATTCGTAACGGGGATATGTTCCAATGCGTACTCAGCCAGCGCTTCTCAGCAGAAGTTACTGGAAATCCATTTGACTTCTACAGAAATCTTCGCGTGACCAATCCATCCAATTACCTTTATTTCTATGATTTTGGGGATTATCAAATCATCGGTGCCAGTCCAGAAAGTTTGGTTTCCGTCAAAAATGGCATCGTGACAACCAATCCGATTGCCGGTACGCGACCAAGAGGAGCTACGGATGAAGAGGACAAGGTTTTGGCGACAGATCTGCTTTCGGATGAGAAGGAAACAGCAGAGCATCGGATGTTAGTAGACTTGGGACGAAATGATATTGGCCGCATCTCTGAAACGGCCAGTGTCCAAGTCACTAAGTATATGGAAGTGGAGCTCTTCCGCTATGTCATGCATTTGACCAGTGTGGTCAAGGGGCGTTTGCTTCCAGAACTCACTGCTATGGATGCCTTGAAAGCTACACTTCCAGCTGGAACAGTGTCAGGAGCTCCAAAGATTCGGGCCATGAGACGCATCTATGAACTGGAGACGGAAAAACGAGGCGTATACGCAGGAGCAATCGGCTACTTGTCTGCGACGGGTGATATGGATTTCGCCATTGCCATCCGAACTATGATTCTCAAAAATCAAACAGCCTATGTGCAGGCTGGGGCAGGGATTGTCTATGATTCTATCGCCCAAAACGAATACCAAGAAACCATTAACAAGGCTAAATCTATGACTAGAATTGGAGAACTAAGACCATGA
- a CDS encoding phosphoribosylanthranilate isomerase, whose amino-acid sequence MTKVKICGLSTKEAVETAVSAGADYIGFVFAPSKRQVTLEEAAELAKLIPAGVKKVGVFVSPSRAELLEAIEKVGLDLVQVHGQVADGLFEDLPCASIQAVQVDGNGHVPHSRADYLLFDAPVAGSGQTFDWGQLDTAELAQPFFIAGGLKEDNVAKAIQHFTPYAVDVSSGVETDGQKDHEKIRRFIERVKHGISRTK is encoded by the coding sequence TTGACAAAGGTTAAAATTTGTGGATTGTCGACCAAAGAAGCGGTAGAGACAGCCGTATCAGCAGGGGCAGACTATATCGGTTTTGTCTTTGCACCTAGTAAAAGGCAGGTGACCTTGGAAGAGGCTGCTGAGCTGGCAAAGCTCATTCCTGCAGGTGTAAAAAAGGTTGGCGTATTTGTTTCACCAAGTCGGGCAGAACTGCTAGAAGCGATTGAAAAAGTTGGCTTGGACTTGGTACAAGTTCATGGTCAGGTAGCAGATGGTTTGTTTGAGGATTTGCCTTGTGCCAGCATTCAGGCCGTGCAGGTAGATGGAAATGGTCATGTTCCTCATTCTCGGGCAGACTATCTACTCTTTGATGCTCCTGTGGCTGGGAGCGGCCAGACCTTTGATTGGGGCCAGCTAGATACGGCAGAACTAGCTCAGCCTTTCTTTATCGCTGGTGGGCTTAAGGAAGACAATGTAGCAAAAGCAATTCAACACTTCACTCCCTATGCAGTCGATGTATCGAGCGGAGTGGAGACAGATGGACAGAAAGATCATGAAAAGATTAGAAGATTTATAGAGAGGGTAAAGCATGGCATATCAAGAACCAAATAA
- a CDS encoding DegT/DnrJ/EryC1/StrS family aminotransferase — protein sequence MPNYNIPFSPPDITEAEIAEVADTLRSGWITTGPKTKELERRLSQYTQTPKTVCLNSATAALELILRVLEVGPGDEVIVPAMTYTASCSVITHVGATPVMVDIQADTFEMDYDLLEQAITEKTKVIIPVELAGIVCDYDRLFQVVEKKRDLFAASSKWQQAFNRIVIVSDSAHALGSTYKGQPAGSIADFTSFSFHAVKNFTTAEGGSATWKANPAIDDEEMYKEFQILSLHGQTKDALAKMQLGSWEYDIVTPAYKCNMTDIMASLGLVQLDRYPCLLDRRKDIVDRYDRGFAGSRIHPLAHKTETVESSRHLYITHVEGASLEERNLIIQELAKAGIASNVHYKPLPLLTAYKNLGFDMANYPKAYAFFENEITLPLHTKLSDEEVDYIIETFKTVSEKVLASSKKL from the coding sequence ATGCCAAATTACAATATTCCATTTTCACCACCCGATATTACGGAAGCTGAAATTGCTGAAGTAGCGGATACCCTGCGTTCTGGTTGGATTACAACAGGTCCTAAGACAAAAGAACTGGAGCGTCGCTTGTCTCAATACACACAGACGCCTAAGACTGTTTGCCTAAATTCTGCAACTGCCGCTCTCGAGTTGATTTTGCGCGTCTTGGAAGTGGGACCTGGTGATGAAGTCATCGTTCCAGCCATGACCTATACAGCTTCATGTAGTGTTATCACTCACGTAGGGGCGACCCCTGTCATGGTGGATATCCAAGCAGATACTTTTGAAATGGACTATGACTTGCTTGAGCAAGCTATCACTGAAAAGACTAAAGTGATTATCCCAGTAGAACTTGCAGGGATTGTTTGCGATTATGACCGTTTGTTCCAAGTTGTGGAAAAGAAACGTGACCTTTTTGCTGCTTCAAGCAAGTGGCAACAGGCCTTTAATCGTATCGTGATTGTTTCTGATAGTGCCCATGCTTTGGGATCAACTTATAAAGGGCAACCTGCTGGTTCTATCGCTGACTTTACTTCCTTCTCATTCCATGCCGTTAAGAATTTTACAACGGCAGAAGGAGGAAGTGCTACTTGGAAGGCCAATCCAGCGATTGACGACGAAGAGATGTACAAGGAATTCCAAATTCTTTCCCTTCATGGTCAAACTAAGGATGCCCTAGCCAAGATGCAACTGGGTTCATGGGAATACGATATCGTCACACCAGCCTACAAGTGCAATATGACAGATATCATGGCTTCCCTTGGTTTGGTACAATTGGACCGTTACCCTTGCTTGCTTGACCGTCGTAAGGACATCGTGGATCGCTATGATCGTGGTTTTGCAGGTTCTCGCATCCATCCATTGGCACACAAGACTGAAACTGTCGAATCTTCACGCCACCTTTACATCACCCATGTAGAAGGAGCGAGCTTAGAAGAACGCAATCTTATCATCCAAGAATTAGCTAAAGCAGGAATTGCAAGTAATGTACACTACAAACCACTTCCGCTCTTGACAGCCTATAAGAATCTTGGCTTTGATATGGCGAATTATCCTAAGGCTTATGCCTTCTTTGAAAATGAAATTACGCTCCCTCTTCACACTAAATTAAGCGATGAAGAAGTGGACTATATCATTGAGACTTTCAAAACAGTTTCTGAAAAAGTACTAGCTTCATCAAAAAAATTGTAA
- a CDS encoding ABC transporter ATP-binding protein codes for MQNKKEQWTVLKRLMSYLKPYGLLTFLALSLLLATTVIKSVIPLVASHFIDQYLSNLNQLAITVLLIYYGLYILQTVVQYVGNLLFARVSYSIVRDIRRDAFANMEKLGMSYFDKTPAGSIVSRLTNDTETISDMFSGILSSFISAVFIFLTTLYTMLVLDFRLTALVLLFLPLIFLLVNLYRKKSVKIIEKTRSLLSDINSKLAENIEGIRIIQAFNQEKRLQSEFDEINQEHLVYANRSVALDALFLRPAMSLLKLLGYAVLMAYFGYRGLYLGITAGTMYAFIQYINRLFDPLIEVTQNFSTLQTSMVSAGRVFALIDERTCEPLQENGQAKVKEGNIRFEHVCFSYDGKHQILDDISFSVNKGETIAFVGHTGSGKSSIINVLMRFYEFQSGRVLLDDVDIRNYSQEELRKNIGLVLQDPFLYHGTIKSNIAMYQEISDEQVQAAATFVDADSFIQELPQGYDAPVSERGSSFSTGQRQLLAFARTVASQPKILILDEATANIDSETESLVQASLAKMRQGRTTIAIAHRLSTIQDANCIYVLDKGRIIESGSHEELLALGGTYHKMYSLQAGAMA; via the coding sequence ATGCAGAATAAGAAAGAACAATGGACTGTATTGAAGCGCTTGATGTCTTATCTCAAGCCTTATGGCCTCCTGACCTTTTTGGCACTCAGTTTGCTCCTAGCGACGACGGTCATTAAAAGTGTCATTCCCCTTGTGGCTTCCCACTTTATCGACCAGTATCTGAGTAATCTTAACCAACTAGCCATTACCGTTTTGCTGATCTACTATGGTCTCTACATCCTACAAACTGTAGTTCAGTATGTTGGCAATCTTCTCTTTGCGCGCGTGTCTTACAGTATTGTTAGGGATATTCGTCGCGATGCCTTTGCCAATATGGAAAAGCTGGGCATGTCTTATTTTGACAAGACGCCAGCAGGCTCCATCGTCTCTCGTTTGACCAATGATACTGAGACCATCAGCGATATGTTTTCAGGGATTTTATCTAGCTTTATCTCAGCAGTCTTCATCTTTCTGACAACTCTTTATACCATGTTGGTATTGGATTTTCGTTTGACTGCTTTAGTCTTGCTCTTTCTCCCCTTGATTTTCCTTTTGGTCAATCTCTATCGGAAAAAATCAGTGAAAATCATTGAGAAAACCAGAAGTCTCTTGTCAGATATCAATAGCAAGCTGGCTGAAAACATCGAGGGAATCAGAATAATCCAGGCCTTTAATCAAGAGAAGCGCCTACAGTCAGAGTTTGATGAAATCAACCAAGAACACTTGGTCTATGCCAACCGTTCTGTAGCCTTGGATGCCCTCTTTTTGCGTCCTGCCATGAGTTTGTTGAAACTCCTAGGCTATGCAGTTTTAATGGCCTATTTTGGCTATCGTGGACTTTATCTGGGAATAACGGCAGGAACCATGTATGCCTTTATCCAGTACATCAATCGTCTCTTTGATCCCCTGATTGAGGTGACTCAAAACTTTTCAACCCTGCAAACTTCTATGGTTTCCGCAGGTCGTGTCTTTGCCCTGATAGACGAGAGGACCTGTGAACCTCTTCAAGAAAATGGGCAGGCTAAAGTCAAAGAAGGTAATATCCGTTTTGAACATGTGTGTTTCTCGTATGACGGTAAACATCAGATTCTGGATGATATTTCCTTTTCAGTTAACAAGGGTGAAACCATTGCATTTGTAGGCCATACAGGTTCTGGGAAATCGTCTATTATCAATGTCCTTATGCGCTTTTATGAATTCCAGTCAGGGCGAGTTCTCTTGGATGATGTGGATATCAGGAACTACAGTCAGGAAGAGTTGAGAAAAAACATCGGTCTGGTCTTGCAGGATCCCTTCCTCTATCATGGAACAATCAAGTCCAATATCGCCATGTACCAAGAAATCAGTGATGAGCAGGTTCAGGCTGCGGCAACTTTCGTGGATGCAGATTCCTTTATTCAAGAACTTCCTCAGGGATATGATGCACCTGTGTCTGAGCGTGGTTCGAGCTTCTCTACTGGTCAGCGTCAGCTTCTTGCCTTTGCTAGAACAGTCGCCAGTCAGCCTAAAATCCTGATTTTGGATGAAGCGACAGCTAATATTGACTCTGAAACAGAAAGTTTGGTTCAAGCATCGCTGGCTAAGATGAGACAGGGTCGAACAACCATTGCCATCGCCCATCGTCTTTCTACCATCCAAGACGCCAACTGCATCTATGTCTTGGATAAGGGGCGCATTATCGAGAGCGGCTCCCATGAGGAACTCTTGGCATTGGGAGGAACCTATCACAAGATGTATAGCTTGCAGGCGGGTGCCATGGCCTAA
- the trpB gene encoding tryptophan synthase subunit beta, with amino-acid sequence MTTKGYFGQFGGSFVPEPIQALLDELEVTFDKYKDDPEFLAEFRHYLKDYSGRETPLYFAESLTDHLGGAKIYLKREDLNHLGSHKLNNVLGQILLAKRMGKKRVIAETGAGQHGVATAAAAAKFGMACDVYMGAEDVERQRLNVFRMEMMGATVHAVETGTRTLKDAVDAAFGAWMNDLEAFYVLGSAVGPHPYPTIVHEFQKVISEESRRQILEKEGRLPDYVIACVGGGSNAIGAFSQYVADEEVKLVGVEAAGHGLDTDKHAATMTKGSIGIVDGMKTYAVFKEDGELAPVYSISAGLDYPGVGPEHAYFKDSGRVEYVAATDEEAVQALLLLSKTEGIIPAIESSHAIAEAVKRAPKLSKDDIIIINVSGRGDKDVAAIADYLEAKK; translated from the coding sequence ATGACAACTAAAGGTTATTTTGGACAATTTGGTGGTAGTTTTGTACCGGAGCCGATTCAGGCTTTGTTGGATGAGTTGGAAGTGACATTTGACAAGTACAAGGATGATCCAGAATTTTTGGCAGAATTTCGCCATTACTTGAAGGATTATTCCGGTCGCGAAACACCGCTCTATTTTGCGGAAAGTTTGACAGACCACCTAGGTGGAGCTAAGATTTATCTCAAGCGCGAAGACCTTAACCACCTTGGTTCTCACAAGCTCAACAACGTTTTAGGACAAATTCTTTTGGCTAAACGCATGGGCAAAAAACGAGTAATCGCAGAAACAGGAGCTGGTCAGCACGGTGTTGCGACAGCAGCGGCTGCAGCCAAGTTTGGGATGGCCTGTGATGTCTACATGGGAGCAGAGGATGTGGAACGTCAACGTCTCAATGTTTTCCGTATGGAGATGATGGGAGCAACTGTTCATGCAGTTGAAACAGGGACTCGTACCCTCAAAGATGCTGTTGATGCAGCCTTTGGAGCATGGATGAATGATTTGGAAGCCTTTTATGTTCTGGGATCTGCTGTGGGCCCTCACCCATATCCTACAATTGTTCATGAGTTCCAAAAGGTCATCAGTGAAGAATCTCGCCGTCAAATCTTAGAAAAAGAAGGTCGTTTACCAGACTACGTTATTGCTTGTGTAGGTGGTGGTTCCAATGCTATTGGTGCATTTTCTCAGTATGTGGCTGATGAAGAAGTCAAATTGGTTGGGGTTGAAGCTGCTGGTCACGGACTTGATACAGACAAGCACGCAGCTACTATGACAAAAGGTAGTATCGGAATTGTCGATGGCATGAAGACCTATGCAGTCTTTAAGGAGGACGGAGAGTTGGCTCCAGTTTACTCTATCTCAGCTGGATTGGACTATCCAGGGGTTGGCCCAGAACACGCCTACTTCAAAGATTCAGGTCGCGTGGAATATGTTGCAGCGACGGATGAAGAAGCTGTTCAGGCTCTCCTCCTCCTCAGCAAGACAGAAGGGATTATCCCAGCGATTGAAAGTTCGCACGCTATCGCAGAAGCAGTTAAACGTGCACCGAAACTAAGTAAAGACGATATTATCATCATCAATGTCTCTGGTCGTGGAGACAAGGACGTAGCTGCGATTGCAGACTACCTAGAAGCTAAAAAATAA
- the trpC gene encoding indole-3-glycerol phosphate synthase TrpC — translation MSQEFLARILEQKAREVEQMELEEVQPLRQPYRLAEFLKNHRDRLQVIAEVKKASPSLGDINLDVDIVRQAQTYEANGAVMISVLTDEVFFKGHLDYLREISSQVEIPTLNKDFIIDKKQIIRARNAGATVILLIVAALSEERLKELYGYATELGLEVLVETHNLAELEVAHRLGAEIIGVNNRNLTTFEVDLQTSVDLAQHFKEDRYYISESAIFTGQDAERVAPYFNGILVGTALMKAEDVAQRIKELQIDKG, via the coding sequence ATGAGTCAGGAATTTTTAGCACGAATTTTGGAGCAGAAGGCGCGTGAAGTCGAGCAGATGGAGCTGGAGGAAGTCCAGCCCTTGCGCCAGCCATATCGCTTAGCAGAATTTTTGAAGAATCACCGGGACCGTTTGCAGGTAATCGCTGAGGTCAAGAAGGCTAGCCCTAGTCTGGGAGATATCAATCTCGATGTGGATATTGTGCGACAGGCCCAGACTTATGAAGCGAACGGCGCAGTGATGATTTCGGTTTTGACAGATGAAGTTTTCTTTAAAGGGCATTTGGATTATCTGCGGGAGATTTCTAGTCAGGTAGAGATTCCGACGCTCAACAAGGACTTTATCATCGATAAAAAGCAAATTATCCGTGCTCGCAATGCCGGCGCGACAGTTATCTTGCTCATCGTGGCAGCCCTGTCAGAAGAACGCCTCAAGGAACTGTATGGCTATGCGACAGAGCTTGGTCTGGAAGTCTTGGTGGAAACTCATAATCTAGCTGAACTAGAGGTAGCCCACAGACTTGGTGCTGAGATTATTGGGGTTAATAATCGCAACTTGACCACCTTTGAAGTCGACTTGCAGACCAGTGTAGACTTGGCCCAGCACTTTAAGGAAGATCGTTATTATATTTCTGAATCTGCTATTTTCACAGGGCAGGATGCGGAACGAGTAGCACCATATTTTAACGGAATTTTGGTGGGAACAGCTCTCATGAAGGCAGAAGATGTGGCCCAGAGAATCAAGGAGTTGCAGATTGACAAAGGTTAA
- a CDS encoding sugar transferase, with protein MLKWEDLPVEMKSSEVESYYQLVSKRKGSLIFKRCLDWVLALVVLVLTSPIFLILSIWIKLDSKGPVIYKQERVTQYNRPFKIWKFRTMVTDADKKGSLVTSANDSRITKVGNFIRRVRLDELPQLVNVLKGEMSFVGTRPEVPRYTEQYSPEMMATLLLPAGITSPASINYKDEDTIISQMTEKGLSVDQAYVEHVLPEKMRYNLAYLREFSFLGDIKIMFQTVFEVLK; from the coding sequence ATGCTGAAATGGGAAGACTTGCCCGTGGAAATGAAATCAAGCGAGGTTGAGTCTTACTACCAGCTTGTCTCTAAAAGGAAGGGTTCGCTGATTTTCAAGCGTTGTTTGGACTGGGTTTTGGCCTTGGTTGTACTGGTTCTGACCTCTCCCATCTTTCTCATTTTGAGCATTTGGATCAAGTTGGATAGCAAGGGGCCAGTGATTTACAAGCAAGAGCGCGTGACCCAGTACAATCGACCTTTCAAGATTTGGAAGTTCCGTACCATGGTGACGGATGCGGATAAAAAAGGGAGTCTGGTGACTTCTGCTAACGATAGTCGCATTACCAAGGTTGGCAATTTTATCCGCCGTGTCCGTTTGGACGAACTGCCTCAGCTGGTGAATGTCCTTAAAGGCGAAATGTCCTTTGTCGGTACACGACCTGAAGTGCCACGCTACACAGAGCAGTATAGCCCTGAAATGATGGCGACCTTACTTTTACCAGCAGGGATTACCTCTCCAGCCAGCATCAACTACAAGGATGAGGACACTATTATCAGTCAAATGACCGAAAAAGGCCTGTCAGTTGACCAAGCCTATGTCGAACACGTCCTCCCTGAAAAGATGCGCTATAACCTCGCCTATCTCCGAGAGTTTAGTTTCCTTGGAGACATCAAAATCATGTTTCAAACCGTGTTTGAAGTGCTAAAATAA
- a CDS encoding aminodeoxychorismate/anthranilate synthase component II has protein sequence MILLIDNYDSFTYNLAQYIGNFAEVQVLRNDDPKLYEEAEKADGLVFSPGPGWPIDAGKMEDMIRDFSGKKPILGICLGHQAIAEVFGGKLGLAPKVMHGKQSHISFEAPSVLYQGIEDGRPVMRYHSILIEEMPEDFEVTARSTDDQAIMGIQHKSLPIYGFQYHPESIGTPDGLSSIRNFIEKVVK, from the coding sequence ATGATTTTATTGATTGATAACTATGATTCTTTTACTTATAACTTGGCTCAATACATTGGGAATTTTGCAGAGGTGCAGGTTTTGAGAAATGATGATCCCAAGCTGTATGAAGAAGCTGAAAAAGCAGATGGTCTGGTTTTTTCTCCCGGTCCTGGTTGGCCAATTGATGCCGGAAAGATGGAAGACATGATTCGTGACTTTTCAGGCAAGAAGCCAATTCTAGGGATTTGTTTGGGTCATCAAGCCATCGCAGAAGTCTTTGGTGGGAAGCTAGGCTTGGCTCCAAAAGTCATGCATGGGAAACAGAGCCATATCAGCTTTGAAGCGCCATCTGTTCTCTATCAAGGCATTGAGGATGGTCGTCCAGTCATGCGTTATCACAGTATTTTGATTGAAGAAATGCCAGAAGACTTTGAAGTGACAGCTCGTTCGACTGATGACCAAGCTATTATGGGAATTCAACACAAAAGCCTGCCGATTTATGGCTTCCAGTACCATCCAGAAAGTATCGGAACGCCAGATGGCTTGTCTTCTATTCGGAATTTTATCGAGAAGGTTGTAAAGTGA